From the genome of Pseudomonadota bacterium, one region includes:
- the hisI gene encoding phosphoribosyl-AMP cyclohydrolase, whose translation MSSESKTWREVVDFAKAGGLVTAIAQDAESGEILMVAHMNEQALARTLELGEVVYFSRSRQRLWHKGEESGNVQRVREVRADCDGDAILLLVEQVGNAACHTGKRSCFFRRLDGGEVRDVGVQIFDPRQVYGK comes from the coding sequence ATGAGCAGCGAGAGCAAGACCTGGCGCGAGGTGGTGGATTTCGCCAAGGCCGGTGGCCTGGTGACGGCGATCGCCCAAGACGCCGAGAGCGGCGAGATCCTGATGGTGGCGCACATGAACGAGCAGGCGTTGGCGCGCACGCTCGAGCTGGGCGAGGTGGTCTACTTCAGCCGCTCGCGCCAACGGCTCTGGCACAAGGGGGAGGAGAGCGGCAACGTGCAGCGGGTGCGCGAGGTGCGCGCCGACTGCGACGGCGACGCGATCCTGCTGCTGGTGGAGCAGGTCGGCAATGCCGCCTGTCATACCGGCAAGCGCAGCTGCTTCTTTCGCCGCCTCGACGGGGGCGAAGTTCGCGACGTCGGCGTACAGATCTTCGATCCCCGCCAGGTCTACGGCAAATGA
- a CDS encoding ATP phosphoribosyltransferase — protein MRDADGRLRLGIPKGSLQATTQRLFGLAGYDLRISGRSYYPEIDDPAVQCILIRPQEMARYVEHGVLDVAITGLDWLLETGADVVELADLRAPWPNFGVVRWLMAVKDGSPFSSVDDLQGKRIATEAVGMTQRFLREHGVSAEVEFSWGATEVKPPILADAIVDVSETGSSLRANALHAIHVVLESTPRLIASHAALADSARKGQIERLLMLLRGAITAATRVMLSMNVPRDRLAQVLAILPALATPTTAPLADAGWLDVSTVVEEKQARLLIPELYAAGARSIIELPINKLIE, from the coding sequence ATGAGAGACGCCGACGGCCGGCTTCGGCTGGGGATTCCCAAGGGCAGCCTGCAGGCGACGACCCAGCGCCTCTTCGGCCTGGCGGGCTACGATCTGCGGATCTCGGGGCGCTCCTACTACCCCGAGATCGATGACCCCGCGGTCCAGTGCATCTTGATTCGACCCCAGGAGATGGCGCGCTACGTCGAGCACGGCGTGCTCGACGTGGCGATCACGGGGCTGGACTGGCTGCTCGAGACCGGCGCCGACGTCGTCGAGCTCGCCGACCTGCGCGCCCCGTGGCCCAACTTCGGCGTCGTGCGCTGGCTGATGGCCGTCAAGGACGGCTCGCCCTTCAGCAGCGTCGACGATCTGCAGGGCAAGCGCATCGCCACCGAGGCGGTGGGGATGACGCAACGCTTCCTTCGCGAGCACGGCGTCAGCGCCGAGGTGGAGTTTTCCTGGGGCGCGACCGAGGTCAAGCCGCCGATCCTCGCCGACGCGATCGTCGATGTCTCCGAGACGGGGTCGAGCCTGCGAGCCAACGCGCTGCACGCGATCCACGTCGTGCTGGAGAGCACGCCGCGCCTGATCGCCAGCCATGCCGCGCTGGCCGATAGCGCGCGCAAGGGACAGATCGAGCGCTTGCTGATGCTGCTGCGCGGCGCCATCACCGCGGCCACACGGGTGATGCTTTCGATGAACGTGCCCCGCGATCGGCTGGCGCAGGTGCTGGCGATCCTTCCGGCGCTCGCGACGCCCACCACCGCCCCGCTCGCTGACGCGGGCTGGCTCGATGTCAGCACGGTGGTCGAGGAGAAGCAGGCGCGCCTGCTGATCCCCGAGCTCTATGCCGCCGGCGCGCGCAGCATCATCGAGCTGCCGATCAACAAGCTCATCGAGTAG
- a CDS encoding HEAT repeat domain-containing protein, with product MTNPKPPSSASHEPVDPLVATKLGNYRLSQRIGEGGMGVIYRATHALIGRQAAIKVLSSAHSSNPSVIERFHREARAASRLGHPHIIDVFDFGQTPDGREYYVMEYLPGENLGEVFARRGRLPWHMLQPIIGQTLSALAAAHDHGIIHRDIKPENILVSHQPDDTLLVKVVDFGIAKSLELGPEGTKLTAAGSVMGTPEYIAPEQIRDQAIDGRADLYAVGLIVFEALMGRQPYSGPDSTALLLAHLRDPLPPLQPLPAELGAPADITEVLARATAKDPRARFPDAQSFARAIGYEDLARNRRPGPNAGPRASNGASRARPGGGPSLGRWRPSWRGGVGVALAGAAAALVAALALHRRQPHLAGQRQGASILVAAPTRGGDRDPAAIDAPNPGADELAALLVDVRRALRQGMRATEAELRRSSVRGLAELRDSDTAALLGAALLDDPDPGVRGAAALALAAVGGDDLAATLRGAARQSAGLPRLQILEALWHAGHDEGRRELVQTLGSDTAELRLSAALTLAEAGEPRAQAVLRRALAAPGGLDPAALIAVLRALATLGSTPAMQSLLQAVQRDDRPLVQLGAAEALVKLGRPEGTPALRRLAQQPDPALRLMAAQVLTGLGDALGPSTLRASLRDATPSTRALVARGLAAWTAPGAVAALATLLRDGSPLVRTAAAEALARLFAARPQVLVRRGQQWVQAALERGDWAMRYAALDVARELDPELAAELLGWALQHGDAGLRSVAARRLGELRPPAAKASALLHAALEDRAVEVRAAAALALAEAGDAAVAPVLSALTRDHDPQIALSAAAQLWRAGDGSHAAALVAAARATDARVRKAAISALARLPRPEARALIVAALGDRSADVRYAAALALAGKGARPDALRELRRALSSRHGDPLAIVRALARAGDDPQGLLGPLARDRAAGRRAAAQRAAAELLSPAAALALLRRGAQDSDAEVRRASAHGLLRLASSTPRAAAALRQLAGDPDPAVRVLAALALARTRETPAPRPRGQPRAAGRAAAAGGTLVGRGADAELSEDQRYGTYKAATSRAALALNQGRFAEALRELQRARRALDRPAALYDLGFVHLKLAQRELVRRPRVAARELNRAARYFAAYLARAPHGPLAHNARGAERDVARLRAQLKP from the coding sequence ATGACGAACCCCAAGCCGCCGAGCAGCGCGAGCCACGAGCCGGTCGACCCCTTGGTCGCCACCAAGCTCGGGAATTACCGTCTCAGCCAGCGCATCGGCGAGGGCGGCATGGGCGTGATCTATCGCGCAACCCACGCCCTAATCGGGCGCCAGGCCGCGATCAAGGTGCTCTCCAGCGCCCACTCCAGCAACCCGAGCGTGATCGAGCGCTTTCATCGCGAGGCCCGCGCCGCCAGCCGCCTCGGCCATCCGCACATCATCGATGTCTTCGACTTCGGCCAGACCCCCGACGGGCGCGAGTACTACGTGATGGAGTACCTGCCCGGCGAGAATCTCGGCGAGGTCTTCGCCCGTCGCGGTCGGCTGCCCTGGCACATGCTGCAGCCGATCATTGGCCAGACCCTCAGCGCCCTCGCGGCCGCCCATGACCACGGAATCATCCACCGCGACATCAAGCCGGAGAACATCCTCGTCAGCCACCAGCCCGACGACACGCTGCTGGTCAAGGTGGTGGACTTCGGCATCGCCAAGTCGCTTGAGCTTGGCCCCGAGGGGACCAAGCTCACCGCCGCAGGCTCGGTGATGGGCACGCCCGAATACATCGCGCCCGAGCAGATCCGTGACCAGGCGATCGACGGCCGGGCCGACCTCTATGCCGTCGGCCTGATCGTCTTCGAGGCGCTGATGGGCCGGCAGCCTTACAGCGGTCCCGACAGCACGGCGTTGTTGCTCGCCCACCTGCGGGATCCCTTGCCGCCGCTGCAACCGCTTCCGGCCGAGCTAGGCGCGCCAGCCGACATCACCGAGGTCCTCGCACGGGCCACGGCCAAGGACCCGAGGGCGCGTTTTCCCGATGCCCAGAGCTTCGCTCGGGCCATCGGCTACGAGGATTTGGCGCGGAACAGGCGCCCTGGGCCGAACGCGGGCCCCCGCGCCAGCAACGGCGCTTCCCGCGCGCGGCCCGGCGGCGGCCCGTCCCTTGGCCGCTGGCGCCCGAGTTGGCGCGGAGGTGTCGGCGTCGCGCTGGCCGGCGCCGCGGCCGCCCTTGTGGCGGCGCTCGCCCTGCACCGACGGCAGCCTCACCTCGCCGGCCAGCGCCAGGGCGCGAGCATCCTCGTCGCCGCTCCGACACGCGGCGGCGACCGCGACCCGGCCGCGATCGACGCACCGAACCCAGGTGCCGACGAGCTGGCAGCGCTGCTGGTCGACGTGCGCCGCGCGCTGCGCCAGGGCATGCGCGCGACGGAGGCGGAGTTGCGGCGCAGCAGTGTGCGGGGGCTCGCTGAGCTGCGGGACTCCGATACTGCGGCGTTGCTCGGCGCCGCGCTGCTCGATGATCCCGACCCGGGCGTCCGCGGGGCGGCGGCGCTCGCCCTCGCCGCCGTCGGGGGCGACGACCTCGCGGCGACGCTGCGCGGGGCGGCACGCCAGAGCGCGGGGCTGCCGCGGCTGCAGATCCTCGAGGCACTCTGGCATGCCGGCCACGACGAGGGTCGGCGTGAGCTGGTACAGACCCTCGGCAGCGACACCGCCGAGCTGCGCCTCTCCGCCGCCCTGACGCTCGCGGAGGCGGGCGAGCCGCGGGCGCAAGCCGTGCTGCGCCGCGCGCTGGCCGCGCCCGGTGGTCTCGATCCCGCGGCACTGATCGCGGTGCTTCGCGCCCTGGCGACGCTAGGCTCGACCCCGGCCATGCAGTCGCTGCTGCAGGCCGTCCAGCGCGACGACCGACCGCTGGTGCAGCTTGGTGCAGCCGAAGCGTTGGTGAAGCTCGGCCGGCCCGAGGGCACACCAGCGCTGCGACGCCTCGCCCAACAACCCGACCCCGCCCTACGCTTGATGGCCGCCCAGGTGCTGACCGGCCTCGGCGACGCCCTCGGCCCCTCGACCCTGCGGGCTAGTCTGCGTGACGCCACGCCCTCGACGCGTGCCCTGGTGGCACGCGGACTCGCCGCCTGGACGGCGCCTGGCGCAGTTGCGGCGCTCGCCACGCTGCTGCGCGACGGCTCTCCCCTCGTGCGCACGGCCGCGGCCGAAGCGCTCGCCCGGCTCTTCGCCGCCAGACCCCAGGTCCTCGTGCGACGCGGCCAGCAGTGGGTGCAAGCCGCCCTCGAGCGCGGCGACTGGGCGATGCGTTACGCGGCCCTCGACGTCGCGCGCGAGCTCGATCCCGAGCTGGCGGCCGAGCTGCTCGGTTGGGCGCTGCAGCACGGCGACGCAGGGCTGCGCAGCGTCGCCGCGCGTCGTCTTGGCGAGCTTCGGCCGCCAGCGGCCAAGGCGAGCGCCCTGCTGCACGCTGCCCTCGAGGATCGCGCCGTCGAGGTGCGCGCGGCCGCCGCCCTCGCCCTCGCCGAGGCCGGCGACGCTGCGGTCGCCCCCGTCCTGAGCGCGCTGACGCGGGACCACGATCCCCAGATCGCCCTGAGCGCCGCCGCGCAGCTCTGGCGGGCCGGCGATGGCAGCCACGCCGCCGCGCTGGTGGCGGCCGCACGCGCTACGGACGCGCGCGTACGCAAGGCGGCGATCAGCGCGCTCGCCCGCCTCCCGCGGCCCGAGGCGCGCGCGCTGATTGTGGCCGCGCTTGGCGATCGCAGCGCCGACGTACGCTACGCCGCTGCCCTCGCTTTGGCCGGCAAGGGCGCCCGACCGGACGCGCTGCGCGAGCTCCGCCGCGCGCTCAGCAGCCGCCATGGGGATCCGTTGGCAATCGTCCGCGCACTGGCCCGCGCTGGCGACGACCCTCAAGGCCTGCTGGGCCCGCTGGCGCGCGATCGCGCCGCAGGCCGCCGCGCGGCGGCGCAGCGCGCCGCAGCAGAGCTGCTCTCGCCCGCGGCCGCGCTCGCGCTGCTCCGCCGCGGCGCGCAAGACAGCGACGCCGAGGTGCGGCGGGCCAGCGCGCACGGGCTGCTGCGCCTCGCCTCGAGCACACCGCGGGCCGCGGCGGCCCTACGACAACTCGCCGGCGATCCCGATCCGGCAGTGCGCGTGCTGGCTGCGCTGGCCCTGGCGCGGACGCGCGAAACACCCGCCCCGCGCCCTCGCGGCCAGCCACGGGCGGCCGGGCGAGCCGCCGCTGCCGGGGGCACGCTGGTTGGGCGCGGCGCCGACGCCGAGCTGAGCGAAGACCAGCGCTATGGGACCTACAAGGCCGCGACGAGCCGCGCCGCGCTGGCCCTGAACCAGGGTCGCTTCGCTGAGGCGCTGCGCGAGCTGCAGCGCGCCCGACGCGCGCTCGACCGTCCCGCGGCGCTCTACGATCTGGGCTTCGTGCATCTGAAGCTGGCGCAGCGAGAGCTGGTCCGACGCCCGCGGGTGGCCGCCCGTGAGCTGAACCGTGCCGCGCGCTACTTCGCAGCCTACCTCGCCCGCGCGCCCCATGGCCCGCTGGCCCACAACGCCCGCGGCGCGGAGCGCGATGTCGCGCGCCTGCGGGCCCAATTGAAGCCCTGA
- a CDS encoding PEGA domain-containing protein yields MILLRQLVAILALLAWLAGTAAANAAPRLALAQGNRLFAAGDYGAAFEVFSQAQRRWPRPVFLRSMAFCQLKRARHREALELLRQYAAAFPRARDAVKVAATIAELDLAMATQLKVTSTPPGAAVFVDTEASGQRGTTPYAGPLAPGPHTLILRHPGFATTTREFVLRPRQALTLEVPLEVGLHVTSVPSGAVAYLSAPDATAAAVRRTPALGQTPFHGTLALGRHALWLLHPDRRPFKALLQADGPGALALHAVLRVGLRVESLPAGATLRLDGQPVAGRTPLELETTPGEHQLEVEHADYQPLQQSVRVVAGPNASRVQVALRGGLLSMRSQPSGAELLLDGEPLGLTPLADLNVPLGAHRLALRHSGKSGWRKTLRLLPNEALSAEVKLGRPRWPAWLGASLAAVGLIAGTTAGLIAWRRVDDANHATRYDPTGAAAGRGYCRGGGAPYRGLYKDAATTLPITGDDCGLATQHLATASLAGAGLAALFAATYYYWFARPVARVERHPRSGRPPAAVGARPAASTPTPQPPPREPATKVP; encoded by the coding sequence GTGATACTCCTCCGCCAACTGGTCGCGATCCTGGCGCTGCTCGCGTGGCTCGCCGGCACTGCGGCGGCGAACGCCGCGCCGCGCCTGGCCCTCGCGCAAGGCAACCGGCTCTTCGCGGCCGGTGACTACGGCGCGGCCTTCGAGGTCTTCTCGCAGGCCCAGCGGCGATGGCCCCGCCCGGTCTTCCTGCGCAGCATGGCCTTCTGCCAGCTCAAGCGCGCGCGCCATCGCGAAGCGCTCGAGCTCCTGCGGCAGTACGCCGCGGCGTTCCCGCGCGCCCGGGATGCGGTAAAGGTCGCAGCGACGATCGCCGAGCTCGACCTGGCGATGGCGACCCAGCTCAAGGTCACGTCGACACCGCCAGGCGCCGCGGTTTTCGTCGACACGGAGGCCAGCGGCCAACGCGGCACCACGCCCTATGCGGGCCCGCTGGCGCCGGGGCCGCATACCCTGATTCTCCGGCATCCGGGGTTCGCGACGACCACCCGCGAATTCGTGCTGCGCCCGCGCCAGGCGCTCACCCTCGAGGTTCCGCTCGAGGTCGGCCTGCACGTCACCTCGGTCCCCAGCGGCGCGGTCGCCTATCTGAGCGCGCCTGACGCGACGGCGGCCGCGGTCCGCCGGACACCCGCGCTGGGGCAGACGCCCTTCCACGGCACCCTAGCGCTCGGTCGGCACGCGCTGTGGCTGCTGCACCCGGATCGGAGGCCCTTCAAAGCGCTGCTGCAGGCCGACGGCCCGGGTGCGTTGGCGCTCCACGCGGTGCTGCGCGTGGGCCTGCGGGTCGAGAGCCTACCTGCGGGGGCGACGCTGCGACTCGATGGTCAGCCCGTCGCCGGCCGCACACCGCTCGAGCTGGAGACCACTCCGGGCGAGCACCAACTCGAGGTGGAACACGCCGACTATCAGCCGCTGCAGCAAAGCGTGCGCGTCGTCGCCGGTCCCAACGCCAGCCGCGTGCAGGTCGCTCTGCGGGGCGGCCTGCTGAGCATGCGAAGCCAACCGAGCGGCGCGGAGCTGCTCCTCGACGGAGAGCCTCTCGGTCTCACGCCGCTGGCCGACCTCAACGTGCCACTGGGTGCCCATCGGCTCGCGTTGCGCCACAGCGGCAAGAGCGGCTGGCGCAAGACCCTGCGCTTGCTGCCCAACGAAGCCCTGAGCGCCGAGGTCAAGCTCGGGCGACCTCGCTGGCCGGCCTGGCTCGGTGCCTCGCTCGCCGCAGTCGGGCTGATCGCCGGCACGACCGCAGGCCTCATTGCTTGGCGGCGCGTCGACGACGCGAATCATGCCACGCGCTACGATCCCACGGGCGCGGCGGCTGGCCGGGGCTACTGCCGAGGCGGTGGCGCGCCCTATCGGGGGCTCTACAAGGACGCCGCCACCACCCTGCCGATCACTGGCGACGACTGCGGCCTGGCGACCCAGCACCTCGCGACGGCAAGCCTCGCCGGCGCCGGGCTCGCAGCCCTCTTCGCCGCCACCTACTACTATTGGTTTGCGCGCCCGGTCGCGCGCGTCGAGCGCCACCCGCGCAGCGGCCGACCGCCGGCTGCTGTCGGCGCGCGGCCTGCGGCGTCAACACCTACGCCCCAACCGCCCCCCCGCGAGCCGGCCACGAAAGTACCGTAG
- a CDS encoding DUF2892 domain-containing protein, producing the protein MPKNEHIAERALRIGAGVVLLSLVFVGPKTLWGLIGAVPLLTGLLGSCPIYTLFGMSTCPTRDKK; encoded by the coding sequence CTGCCGAAGAATGAGCACATCGCTGAGCGTGCCCTGCGCATCGGCGCGGGCGTCGTCCTGCTGAGCTTGGTCTTCGTCGGCCCGAAGACCCTCTGGGGGCTGATCGGCGCTGTACCCCTACTCACTGGTTTACTGGGAAGCTGCCCGATCTATACGCTCTTCGGCATGAGCACCTGTCCGACGCGCGACAAGAAGTAG
- a CDS encoding OmpA family protein, with amino-acid sequence MSLRALLPLLACCSLLLNAPPARAEPSAAGPMRGTLAEQGELVEVGLYLGALFPAANHELYAFPTVPHREFKNVALDGGARLGYLPRPWLGLELEAGVMPSSAANGESANLFHLRAQVLGQLPYRLAPFVLAGGGWIGVESGSRAMRNDVDAAFHWGVGAKYYATPRLALRLEGRHTLTKGWGPDRRADHFEALAGIALVLGWRQPPPPKPRDSDGDGVLDPRDRCPAVAASGADGCPPPDADGDGVPDARDRCPRQAASSSDGCTQREPDTDGDGVADASDACPRVAARTASGCPRADRDGDGVDDDHDRCPDQAARTPTGCPADADGDGVPDDADRCPTAAETRNGFEDDDGCPDALPQAVQRFTGAIRGITFEQGSARIARASAPALDAAVKVLLAYPTLRLRIRGHTDSTGTRPQNLTLSLGRATAVRDYLTQHGVPGARLVAEGVASDEPVALNVTPRGRAKNRRIEFRIEVSN; translated from the coding sequence ATGAGCCTGCGCGCGCTGCTTCCCCTTCTCGCTTGTTGCTCTCTCCTGCTGAACGCGCCGCCGGCGCGGGCCGAGCCCTCGGCGGCGGGGCCGATGCGCGGCACCCTGGCGGAGCAAGGGGAGCTCGTCGAGGTCGGGCTCTACCTCGGCGCGCTCTTTCCCGCGGCCAACCACGAACTCTACGCCTTCCCGACGGTGCCGCACCGCGAGTTCAAGAACGTCGCGCTCGACGGCGGCGCGCGTCTCGGCTATCTGCCGCGACCCTGGCTCGGTCTCGAGCTCGAGGCCGGCGTGATGCCCTCCTCGGCGGCAAACGGCGAGTCAGCCAATCTCTTTCACCTTCGCGCCCAGGTCCTCGGTCAGCTCCCCTACCGCTTGGCGCCCTTCGTGCTCGCCGGCGGCGGCTGGATCGGCGTCGAGTCGGGAAGCCGCGCGATGAGGAATGATGTCGACGCGGCCTTTCACTGGGGCGTCGGCGCCAAGTACTACGCGACGCCACGCCTCGCGCTGCGCCTCGAGGGGCGACACACCCTCACCAAAGGCTGGGGACCCGACCGCCGCGCGGACCATTTCGAGGCGCTGGCCGGCATCGCCCTCGTGCTCGGCTGGCGACAGCCACCGCCACCAAAGCCGCGTGACAGCGACGGCGATGGCGTCCTCGACCCCCGCGACCGCTGCCCCGCGGTCGCGGCCTCGGGCGCCGACGGCTGCCCGCCGCCGGATGCCGACGGCGACGGCGTGCCCGACGCGCGCGACCGTTGTCCGCGCCAGGCCGCCTCCTCAAGCGATGGCTGCACCCAGCGCGAACCCGATACGGACGGTGATGGGGTCGCGGACGCGAGCGATGCCTGCCCGCGCGTCGCCGCACGCACCGCCAGCGGCTGCCCCCGCGCGGATCGCGACGGCGACGGCGTCGATGACGATCACGACCGCTGCCCCGACCAGGCCGCGCGGACGCCCACCGGCTGCCCGGCCGACGCGGACGGCGATGGGGTGCCGGATGACGCTGACCGCTGCCCGACAGCGGCCGAGACGCGCAACGGCTTCGAGGACGACGACGGCTGTCCGGATGCGCTGCCACAGGCGGTACAACGCTTCACGGGGGCGATCCGCGGCATCACCTTCGAGCAGGGCAGCGCGCGTATCGCGCGTGCCTCGGCGCCGGCACTCGACGCCGCGGTCAAGGTGCTGCTGGCCTACCCGACGCTGCGGCTGCGCATCCGCGGTCACACCGACAGCACCGGCACGCGCCCGCAGAACCTGACCCTCTCCCTCGGGCGGGCGACTGCCGTCCGCGACTACCTCACGCAGCACGGCGTGCCCGGGGCTCGCCTCGTCGCCGAAGGCGTGGCCAGCGACGAGCCCGTCGCGCTCAACGTCACGCCGCGTGGCCGCGCCAAGAACCGGCGCATCGAGTTCCGCATCGAAGTCAGCAACTGA
- a CDS encoding cytochrome-c peroxidase, whose amino-acid sequence MLNLLLDLGCRKPPPPEPAAPSTAAAASSTPTAATPASAEVDTSMLQAFAALPAAIESPKNPLSEPKIALGRMLYFDKRLSKNHDVACNDCHLVDRYGVDSRPVSNGHRQQKGTRNAPTVYNAAGHVAQFWDGRAADVEEQAKGPLLNPVEQALASAEAVVRLLKSMPGYVTAFRAAFPQDKDPLTFDNVALAIGAFERKLVTPSRWDKFLQGDRTALTDEEKRGFNTFVATGCPTCHMGAYVGGQMFQKLGLIKPWPNTKDQGRFEVTKQETDRMFFKAAALRNVTQTAPFFHDGSEPSLEQAVRRMAEFQLGRDLSSADAKAIVVWLGALAGELPTAYIAVPELPPSTKKTPKPDPS is encoded by the coding sequence ATGCTCAACCTGCTGCTCGACCTCGGCTGCCGCAAGCCGCCGCCGCCGGAGCCCGCGGCACCGTCCACCGCTGCTGCCGCCAGCAGCACGCCGACGGCAGCGACCCCCGCCAGCGCCGAGGTCGACACGTCCATGCTGCAGGCCTTCGCGGCGCTGCCAGCCGCGATCGAGTCGCCCAAGAACCCGTTGAGCGAGCCGAAGATCGCGCTCGGACGCATGCTCTACTTCGACAAGCGGCTCTCGAAGAACCACGACGTTGCCTGCAACGACTGCCACCTGGTCGATCGCTACGGCGTCGATAGCCGTCCTGTCTCCAACGGCCATCGGCAGCAGAAGGGCACGCGCAACGCCCCGACCGTCTACAACGCAGCCGGCCACGTCGCCCAGTTCTGGGATGGGCGCGCCGCCGACGTCGAGGAGCAGGCCAAGGGCCCCCTGCTCAACCCGGTCGAGCAGGCGCTCGCCAGCGCCGAGGCCGTCGTGCGGCTCTTGAAGTCGATGCCGGGCTACGTCACCGCCTTCCGCGCGGCCTTCCCGCAAGACAAGGATCCTCTGACCTTCGACAACGTCGCGCTAGCCATCGGCGCCTTCGAGCGCAAGCTGGTAACGCCCTCGCGCTGGGATAAGTTCCTGCAGGGCGATCGCACTGCGCTGACGGACGAGGAGAAGCGTGGCTTCAACACCTTTGTCGCGACGGGCTGCCCGACCTGCCACATGGGCGCCTACGTCGGCGGCCAGATGTTTCAGAAGCTCGGGCTGATCAAGCCCTGGCCCAACACCAAGGATCAGGGCCGCTTCGAGGTCACGAAGCAGGAGACCGACCGGATGTTCTTCAAGGCGGCCGCGCTGCGCAACGTGACCCAGACGGCGCCCTTCTTCCACGACGGCAGCGAGCCCTCGCTGGAACAGGCCGTGCGGCGGATGGCCGAATTTCAGCTCGGACGCGACCTGAGCAGCGCCGACGCCAAGGCGATCGTCGTTTGGCTGGGCGCGCTCGCCGGCGAGCTTCCGACGGCCTACATCGCCGTGCCGGAGCTCCCGCCGAGCACGAAGAAGACGCCGAAGCCCGACCCGAGCTAG
- a CDS encoding PD40 domain-containing protein, giving the protein MNPLLFLRRAAIALALVAAALVGLRTSAAQSAGARQYTEIAGTGQTLYRIAVAPALQSGSGMGGDALQLQQVLARDLTLIGLFKVLDTRGLLADLAAEGTGIEPQRWADVGAQAVVKARLSSSEGRLAVEWYLYDLGRSREPVLVRRDVGKSARLLAHRFGDAIVTYFTHEPGIFLTRLAFVAGSARRGISQVYVADYDGYGVQLVSRTGKQNLLPGWGPGGRLTYTSLFWNNPDLFLIPSPGARAQRISRWPGLNSGAAWSPDGKRIALTLSKDGNAELYLTDPRGQLLRRLTNHPAIDTSPTWSPDGTRIAFVSDRGGSPQIYVMPAAGGTARRLTFAGNYNQEPDWCPRRETPLVAFTGRDEQGAYDIFTINVVSGEVARLTQGQGSNKSPAWAPNGRLVAFTSSRGGLWLMTADGLNQQRIFRGDARTPAWSR; this is encoded by the coding sequence ATGAACCCGCTGCTGTTTCTTCGTCGTGCCGCGATCGCCCTCGCCCTGGTCGCTGCTGCTCTGGTCGGGCTGCGAACGAGCGCGGCTCAGTCCGCGGGAGCGCGCCAGTATACCGAGATCGCTGGCACTGGGCAGACGCTCTATCGGATCGCCGTGGCGCCCGCGCTGCAAAGCGGTTCGGGGATGGGTGGCGACGCGCTTCAGCTGCAGCAGGTCTTGGCGCGCGATCTGACGCTGATCGGTCTCTTCAAGGTGCTGGATACCCGCGGCCTGCTCGCCGATCTCGCCGCCGAGGGCACGGGGATCGAACCCCAGCGCTGGGCCGATGTTGGCGCGCAGGCGGTGGTCAAGGCCCGACTCAGTAGCAGCGAGGGTCGTCTGGCGGTCGAGTGGTATCTCTATGACCTCGGTCGCAGTCGCGAGCCCGTGCTCGTGCGGCGCGATGTGGGGAAGAGCGCGCGCCTATTGGCACACCGCTTCGGCGATGCGATCGTCACGTACTTCACGCACGAGCCGGGGATCTTCCTGACGCGCTTGGCCTTCGTCGCGGGCAGCGCGCGTCGCGGCATCTCCCAGGTCTATGTGGCCGACTATGACGGCTACGGTGTGCAGCTGGTGTCCCGCACCGGCAAACAGAACCTGCTCCCGGGCTGGGGTCCGGGGGGCAGGCTGACCTACACCTCGCTCTTCTGGAACAACCCGGACCTCTTTCTGATCCCCTCTCCCGGTGCTCGCGCGCAGCGCATCTCGCGCTGGCCCGGATTGAACAGCGGCGCGGCGTGGTCCCCCGACGGCAAGCGCATCGCCTTGACCCTGAGTAAGGACGGCAACGCCGAGCTCTACCTGACTGATCCGCGCGGGCAGCTGCTGCGGCGGTTGACCAATCACCCGGCGATCGACACTTCCCCGACGTGGTCACCCGACGGCACGCGCATCGCCTTTGTCTCGGATCGCGGCGGGTCGCCGCAGATCTACGTGATGCCGGCGGCTGGTGGCACGGCGCGGCGGCTGACCTTCGCCGGCAACTACAATCAGGAGCCCGACTGGTGTCCGCGGCGTGAGACGCCGCTGGTGGCCTTCACCGGCCGCGACGAGCAGGGCGCCTACGACATCTTCACGATCAACGTGGTCAGCGGCGAGGTGGCGCGGCTGACGCAAGGGCAGGGCAGCAACAAGAGCCCGGCATGGGCACCGAACGGAAGGCTCGTGGCGTTTACCTCGAGCCGCGGCGGCCTCTGGCTGATGACCGCCGATGGGCTCAATCAGCAGCGGATCTTCCGCGGTGACGCGCGGACGCCCGCCTGGTCGCGCTGA